From Camelina sativa cultivar DH55 chromosome 7, Cs, whole genome shotgun sequence, one genomic window encodes:
- the LOC104702731 gene encoding ras-related protein RABG2 isoform X1, translated as MDPLKNRTLLKVIVLGDSGVGKTSLMNQYVYKKFNKQYKATIGADFVTKELHIEEKSVTLQIWDTAGQERFQSLGAAFYRGADCCVLVYDVNNLKSFETLNNWHTEFLKQANPMEPETFPFVLIGNKTDVDGGNTRVVSNKRAIEWCGSKGNIPYHETSAKEDTNVDEAFLGVAHIALSNEHKQTNDIYPRGVYDSVTDIIDPDQSRNCAC; from the exons ATGGATCCTTTGAAGAACAGAACATTGCTTAAGGTCATTGTTCTTGGAGATAGCGG GGTAGGCAAAACTTCATTGATGAATCA ATACGTGTACAAGAAATTTAACAAGCAATATAAGGCCACGATCGGAGCAGATTTCGTTACCAAGGAGCTTCATATAGAAGAAAAATCTGTCACTTTACAG atATGGGATACTGCAGGACAAGAGAGGTTTCAGAGTCTAGGAGCTGCGTTCTATAGAGGTGCTGATTGTTGCGTTCTTGTGTACGACGTGAACAATCTCAAATCTTTCGAAACTCTCAACAACTGGCACACCGAGTTCCTCAAACAG gcaAATCCAATGGAACCTGAGACATTTCCCTTTGTTTTGATCGGGAACAAGACCGATGTAGATGGTGGAAACACCCGAGTT GTTTCAAATAAGAGAGCCATCGAATGGTGTGGCTCAAAGGGTAACATACCGTACCATGAAACCTCTGCGAAGGAAGATACCAATGTCGATGAAGCTTTTTTGGGTGTTGCACACATTGCTCTCTCCAATGAGCATAAACAGACCAATGACAT ATATCCTAGAGGTGTATATGACTCTGTTACGGATATTATTGATCCAGATCAGTCCAGGAATTGTGCTTGCTGA
- the LOC104702727 gene encoding probable ATP synthase 24 kDa subunit, mitochondrial, whose protein sequence is MAYASRFLSTSKQLQGSLVIFQQQHAIPVRAFAKEAARPTFKGDEMLKGVFFDIKNKFQAAVDILRKEKITLAPEDPAAVKQYANVMKTIRQKADMFSESQRIKHDIDTETQDIPDARAYLLKLQDIRTRRGLTDELGAEAMMFEALEKVEKDIKKPLLRSDKKGMDLLVAEFEKGNKKLGIRKEDLPKYEENLEISMAKAQLDELKSDAVEAMESQKKKEEFKDEEMPDVKSLDIRNFI, encoded by the exons ATGGCGTACGCTTCTCGCTTCCTCTCCACATCTAAGCAG CTACAGGGAAGTCTGGTCATTTTCCAGCAGCAACATGCTATTCCAGTCAGAGCCTTTGCCAAGGAAGCTGCTCGTCCAACATTTAAAGGAGATG AGATGTTGAAGGGTGTCTTCTTTGATATCAAGAACAAATTCCAGGCTGCAGTTGATATTCTCCGAAAGGAAAAGATCACCCTTGCTCCAGAGGACCCAGCTGCGGTAAAACAGTATGCAAATGTAATGAAGACCATCAGGCAAAA GGCAGACATGTTCTCAGAATCTCAACGCATTAAACATGACATTGATACTGAGACTCAAGATATTCCAGATGCTCGTGCATATTTGTTGAAGTTGCAGGACATCCGCACCAG GAGGGGGCTTACTGATGAGCTTGGTGCTGAGGCCATGATGTTCGAGGCTTTGGAGAAAGTCGAAAAGGACATAAAGAAGCCTCTCCTGAGAAGCGACAAGAAAGGAATGGATCTTTTGGTTGCAGAGTTTGAGAAAGGCAACAAAAA GCTTGGGATAAGGAAAGAAGACCTTCCTAAATACGAGGAAAATTTGGAGATCAGCATGGCCAAAGCACAGTTGGATGAGCTGAAGAGTGATGCTGTTGAAGCTATGGAATCTCAGAAAAAGAA GGAGGAATTCAAGGATGAGGAAATGCCCGATGTGAAGTCTTTGGACATCCGTAACTTCATCTAA
- the LOC104702731 gene encoding ras-related protein RABG2 isoform X2, producing MNQYVYKKFNKQYKATIGADFVTKELHIEEKSVTLQIWDTAGQERFQSLGAAFYRGADCCVLVYDVNNLKSFETLNNWHTEFLKQANPMEPETFPFVLIGNKTDVDGGNTRVVSNKRAIEWCGSKGNIPYHETSAKEDTNVDEAFLGVAHIALSNEHKQTNDIYPRGVYDSVTDIIDPDQSRNCAC from the exons ATGAATCA ATACGTGTACAAGAAATTTAACAAGCAATATAAGGCCACGATCGGAGCAGATTTCGTTACCAAGGAGCTTCATATAGAAGAAAAATCTGTCACTTTACAG atATGGGATACTGCAGGACAAGAGAGGTTTCAGAGTCTAGGAGCTGCGTTCTATAGAGGTGCTGATTGTTGCGTTCTTGTGTACGACGTGAACAATCTCAAATCTTTCGAAACTCTCAACAACTGGCACACCGAGTTCCTCAAACAG gcaAATCCAATGGAACCTGAGACATTTCCCTTTGTTTTGATCGGGAACAAGACCGATGTAGATGGTGGAAACACCCGAGTT GTTTCAAATAAGAGAGCCATCGAATGGTGTGGCTCAAAGGGTAACATACCGTACCATGAAACCTCTGCGAAGGAAGATACCAATGTCGATGAAGCTTTTTTGGGTGTTGCACACATTGCTCTCTCCAATGAGCATAAACAGACCAATGACAT ATATCCTAGAGGTGTATATGACTCTGTTACGGATATTATTGATCCAGATCAGTCCAGGAATTGTGCTTGCTGA
- the LOC104704959 gene encoding uncharacterized protein LOC104704959, whose protein sequence is MQVEQQIKRKANTIHRSRAQGTPSWSPNSSPGPGGHRGQEKSKAVTIDSRFKPRDQNKDSRTDPRPQPTEGRSRDIICFKCQGRGHYARDCPNPRTMTITASGELESEDDDEPYEPNNAKEVEETIAEPDKGELLMIRRVLNTSQCPDDTHQRDNIFHTRCTVSGKVCGLIIDGGSCTNVASSYMVKKLSLGTTNHPKPYKLKWLNDKAVVPVTEQVTVPFSVGPYKDQVLCDVVPMQASHLLLGRPWQFDKRTSHCGHTNQYSFVHDNKRICLKPLSPTQVCELQSKMSKEPSTKMNFLINASTVRRSLSDSTCQVLLMVFKDVVSIGTEQDAVPAMIRPLLRRYQDVFPDELPHGLPPLRGIEHQIDLVPGAQLPNRPAYRVNPEEAKELERQVSELMEQGYVRESLSPCAVPVLLVPKKDGTWRMCVDCRAVNNITIKYRHPIPRLDDMLDELSGSTIFSKIDLKSGYHQVRMKEGDEWKTAFKTKQGLYEWLVMPFGLSNAPSTFMRLMNHVLRVYINKFVVVYFDDILVYSKCLEEHLEHLSLVLDTLRENKLYANFKKCVFGANELVFLGFVVSAQGLKVDNDKIKAIEEWPTPTNISQVRSFHGLASFYRRFVRDFSSVAAPLTATIKKSVEFKWGPAQEAAFRELKHRLTHAPLLALPDFSKTFEVECDASGVGIGAVLTQGGKPIAYFSEKLSGPTLNYPTYDKELYALVRAMETWQHYLLAKECVIHTDHETLKHLRGQTNLKRRHAKWLEFIETFPYVIKYKKGKENVVADALSRRHTLITTMDARILGFEHIKDAYGLDPDFAECYQEHGKGSYTKFLGHFWRTIWRKLGTRLLYSTACHPQTDGQTEVVNRTLGALLRTTIGSNRKTWVECLPFVEFAYNLATHSATQKSPFEIAYGFKPLTPMDVLPLPPGEVVNQDGASKAELIKQLHAEVKANIERRTEHYARTANKGRKTMVFKEGDWVWLHLRPERFPQKRKDKLSPRGDGPFRVVERINDNSYRLELPGEYLTSTSFNVSDLAPFDVGTEEDVLRAKPFQGGGNDGTRDDDQHTDTDEDRSAQGTMDATASGSKRPSTQAPNLMPGATTRSRTAARTARKKCLIFVQAFVQEQAELDRGPNRPDEQPTEALLTVFTISQG, encoded by the exons ATGCAAGTCGAACagcagatcaagagaaaggccAACACCATCCACCGCTCTCGCGCTCAAGGAACGCCTAGTTGGTCGCCCAATTCGTCCCCAGGACCGGGAGGGCACCGCGGGCAAGAGAAGTCCAAGGCCGTCACCATTGACTCACGGTTCAAACCAAGGGACCAGAACAAGGACTCTCGTACCGACCCCAGGCCGCAACCGACCGAAGGACGTAGCCGAGACATAATATGCTTCAAGTGCCAAGGTCGAGGCCACTACGCCCGAGATTGTCCCAATCCGCGTACCATGACCATTACTGCATCGGGGGAACTTGAATCCGAGGACGACGACGAACCTTATGAGCCGAACAACGCTAAGGAGGTCGAGGAAACCATCGCCGAGCCTGACAAGGGAGAGCTGCTTATGATCCGGCGGGTCCTTAATACTAGCCAGTGTCCGGACGATACGCACCAGCGGGACAACATATTCCACACGCgatgcactgtaagtgggaaggtttgtggcttgatcattGATGGTGGATCTTGCACCAATGTGGCAAGTTCCTAcatggtcaagaaactttctcttggTACCACAAACCATCCTAAACCCTACAAACTCAAATGGTTGAATGACAAGGCCGTGGTCCCAGTCACCGAACAGGTCACGGTCCCGTTTAGTGTAGGCCCCTATAAAGACCAAGTCTTGTGTGACGTGGTTCcgatgcaagctagccacctccttTTGGGGCGTccttggcagtttgataagcggACCTCTCACTGTGGCCACACCAACCAATACTCCTTTGTGCATGATAATAAGCGTATTTGCCTAAAACCATTGAGTCCCACACAAGTTTGTGAGCTGCAATCGAAAATGTCTAAGGAACCGAGCACTAAAATGAACTTCTTGATTAATGCTAGCACGGTTAGGAGATCACTTAGTGACTCCACTTGTCAAGTCTTATTGATGGTCTTTAAGGATGTTGTGAGTATAGGTACGGAGCAGGACGCCGTCCCGGCCATGATCAGACCGCTCCTACGACGGTACCAGGACGTGTTTCCGGATGAATTACCGCACGGTCTACCACCACTTCGCGGCATTGAGCATCAGATCGACCTTGTACCCGGAGCCCAGCTCCCGAACCGTCCTGCCTACCGCGTGAATCCCGAAGAGGCCAAGGAGCTTGAACGCCAAGTATCCGAACTCATGGAGCAAGGATACGTCCGAGAGAGCCTTAGTCCGTGCGCGGTGCCAGTCTTGCTGGTACCTAAGAAGGACGGGACATGGCGTATGTGCGTGGATTGCCGGGCAGtaaacaacatcaccatcaagtaCCGCCATCCCATTCCGCGCCTAGACGACATGCTTGATGAACTCAGCGGTTCCACCATCTTCTCCAAGATAGACCTTAAAAGTGGCTATCATCAAGTGAGGATGaaagaaggagatgagtggaaaaccgcgttcaaaaccaagcaaggtttgtacgaatggttggtaatgccattcggtctaTCTAATGCTCCCTCCACCTTTATGAGACTGATGAACCATGTCCTTAGGGTCTATATCAATAAATTTGTGGTTGTTTACTTTGATGACATCCTTGTTTATAGTAAATGCCTTGAGGAACATTTAGAACATCTGTCCTTGGTCTTGGACACTCTTAGGGAGAACAAACTGTACGCTAACTTTAAGAAATGCGTGTTTGGAGCTAACGAGCTAGTTTTCCTAGGCTTTGTTGTAAGTGCGCAGGGGCTTAAGGTGGACAATGACAAGATCAAGGCCATTGAGGAGTGGCCGACCCCGACCAATATCAGTCAAGTCCGGAGCTTTCACGGCCTGGCCAGTTTCTATAGGCGGTTCGTACGGGATTTCAGTTCGGTAGCTGCACCACTTACCGCCACCATAAAAAAAAGCGTTGAGTTCAAGTGGGGACCGGCCCAAGAAGCAGCCTTCCGCGAGCTCAAGCACCGGCTGACACACGCGCCTCTATTGGCCTTACCGGATTTCAGCAAAACCTTTGAAGTGGAGTGCGACGCGTCCGGAGTGGGCATTGGAGCCGTATTGACGCAAGGAGGCAAGCCTATTGCctacttcagtgagaagctcaGCGGACCGACGCTCAATTACCCAACCTACgacaaggagctgtacgccTTAGTCCGCGCGATGGAGACTTGGCAACATTATCTATTGGCCAAGGAGTGCGTCATTCATACCGACCATGAGACGTTGAAGCACTTGCGCGGCCAGACCAACCTGAAGAGGAGGCACGCCAAGTGGCTGGAGTTTATCGAAACCTTTCCTTACGTCatcaagtacaagaagggcaagGAGAATGTTGTGGCCGACGCACTTTCACGGCGCCATACGCTGATCACCACCATGGACGCACGGATCCTCGGGTTTGAGCACATCAAGGACGCGTATGGTTTGGACCCGGACTTCGCTGAGTGCTACCAGGAACATGGTAAAGGAAGCTATACCAAG TTCCTCGGCCATTTCTGGAGGACCATATGGAGAAAACTCGGAACGCGGCTGTTGTACTCGACCGCGTGCCATCCGCAGACGGACGGCCAAACAGAGGTGGTTAACCGCACCCTCGGAGCACTACTGCGGACCACCATCGGCAGTAACAGGAAGACTTGGGTCGAATGCCTTCCATTTGTGGAGTTCGCCTACAACCTTGCCACGCACTCGGCCACCCAGAAATCGCCGTTCGAGATCGCTTATGGCTTTAAACCGCTGACTCCTATGGACGTGTTACCCTTGCCGCCCGGAGAAGTAGTGAACCAAGATGGCGCGAGCAAGGCCGAGCTTATCAAACAGTTACATGCGGAAGTGAAGGCCAACATAGAGCGGCGTACCGAACACTATGCGCGGACAGCCAACAAGGGCCGGAAGACCATGGTTTTCAAGGAAGGCGACTGGGTTTGGTTGCACCTACGGCCAGAACGGTTTCCGCAGAAGAGGAAGGACAAGCTGAGCCCCCGCGGAGATGGACCTTTCCGAGTCGTCGAGAGGATCAACGACAATTCCTACCGCCTTGAACTGCCCGGTGAGTATTTGACTTCGACctcattcaatgtttctgacttggcCCCGTTTGATGTAGGTACCGAGGAAGATGTTTTGAGGGCAAAACCTTtccaagggggagggaatgatggaaCCCGGGACGATGACCAGCATACGGACACGGACGAGGACCGGAGCGCGCAAGGAACCATGGACGCGACTGCGTCCGGAAGTAAACGGCCCTCAACCCAAGCACCGAACCTGATGCCCGGAGCTACGACAAGGAGCCGGACCGCAGCTAGGACCGCAAGGAAGAAGTGCCTCATCTTTGTCCAAGCTTTTGTCCAGGAACAAGCGGAACTCGACCGCGGCCCCAACCGACCCGACGAGCAGCCAACCGAGGCTCTTCTAACGGTCTTCACCATCTCACAAGGGTGA